The Sphingomonas oryzagri genome has a segment encoding these proteins:
- a CDS encoding YebC/PmpR family DNA-binding transcriptional regulator, which yields MAGHSKFKNIMHRKGAQDKKRSSLFSKLSREITVAAKMGLPDPAMNARLRSAIIAARAQSMPNDNIKRSIEKASGNDGANYEEVRYEGFGPAGVSLIIETLTDNRNRTATNVRTIVSKNGGNLGASGSVSHGFDRLGLINYPASAGDADKVFEAALEAGAEDVASSEDGHEIWCSIDSLHEVAKALEPVLGEAEGIKLAWRPQTQVAVTSETDAALLMKLIDTLDDDDDVQTVWGNYDVPDEVMEKLG from the coding sequence ATGGCCGGCCATTCCAAATTCAAGAACATCATGCACCGCAAGGGCGCGCAGGATAAGAAGCGCTCGTCGCTCTTCTCCAAGCTCAGCCGCGAGATCACGGTGGCCGCGAAGATGGGGCTGCCCGATCCGGCGATGAATGCGCGCCTGCGCTCCGCCATCATCGCGGCGCGCGCGCAGTCGATGCCCAACGACAATATCAAGCGCTCGATCGAGAAGGCGTCGGGTAACGACGGCGCGAACTACGAGGAAGTGCGCTACGAGGGCTTCGGCCCGGCGGGTGTGTCGCTGATCATCGAGACGCTGACCGACAACCGCAACCGTACCGCCACCAACGTGCGCACGATCGTCTCCAAGAATGGCGGCAATCTCGGTGCGTCGGGTTCGGTGAGCCACGGCTTCGACCGGCTCGGCCTGATCAACTATCCGGCATCGGCGGGTGACGCGGACAAGGTGTTCGAGGCGGCGCTGGAAGCGGGTGCCGAGGATGTCGCCTCGTCCGAGGACGGCCACGAAATCTGGTGCTCGATCGATTCGCTGCATGAAGTGGCCAAGGCGCTCGAGCCGGTGCTGGGCGAGGCCGAGGGCATCAAGCTCGCCTGGCGCCCGCAGACGCAGGTGGCGGTGACGTCCGAGACCGACGCGGCGCTGCTGATGAAGCTGATCGACACGCTCGACGACGACGACGACGTGCAGACCGTCTGGGGCAATTACGACGTCCCCGACGAGGTGATGGAGAAGCTGGGCTGA
- a CDS encoding DUF2312 domain-containing protein, with amino-acid sequence MSDGNVAADQLRLFIERIERLEEEKKGMMDDIKDVYLEAKSQGYDPKTMRTIVRLRKMEKNARDEADALLETYKAALGI; translated from the coding sequence ATGAGTGACGGCAACGTCGCGGCCGATCAGCTGCGCCTCTTCATCGAACGCATCGAGCGCCTCGAGGAAGAGAAGAAGGGCATGATGGACGACATCAAGGACGTCTATCTGGAAGCCAAGAGCCAAGGTTACGACCCCAAGACGATGCGGACCATCGTTCGCCTGCGGAAGATGGAGAAGAACGCCCGCGACGAGGCGGACGCGCTGCTCGAGACGTACAAGGCGGCGCTGGGAATCTGA
- a CDS encoding DUF1244 domain-containing protein, with the protein MQLDDIDDEIAARVFRRLVTHLRHRDDAQNIDLMGLAGFCRNCLGDWTAEASGGAISKDQGREAVYGMPYSEWKATHQTAATPDQLARMEESMKRNPV; encoded by the coding sequence ATGCAACTGGACGACATCGATGACGAAATCGCCGCAAGGGTATTCCGTCGGCTGGTGACGCACCTGCGCCATCGCGACGACGCGCAGAATATCGACCTGATGGGGCTGGCCGGCTTCTGCCGGAACTGCCTGGGAGACTGGACGGCCGAGGCCTCCGGCGGCGCGATCTCGAAGGATCAGGGGCGCGAGGCGGTCTACGGCATGCCCTATTCCGAATGGAAGGCGACGCACCAGACGGCGGCCACGCCCGATCAGCTCGCGCGCATGGAAGAGAGCATGAAGCGGAACCCGGTCTGA
- the pyk gene encoding pyruvate kinase yields MSISTSAFAPRRRKVRVLATLGPASRSPEMIRKLFVAGADAFRVNMSHGSHDDHAQSIAAIRALEKELNRPTTILADLQGPKLRVGTFKDGIVTLKKGDTFRLDRTGEPGDATRVTLPHREIFEALEPGTRLLVDDGKLVLRVQSATHDLIETLVEVGGAISDRKGVNVPDVVVPLPALTEKDRKDLAFALEQQVDWIAISFVQRPDDVAEARRLIAGKAALLSKIEKPAAIDRLDEIIELSDGVMVARGDLGVELPPERVPPIQKRIVETARKLGRPVVVATQMLESMIKSPSPTRAEVSDVATAIYDGADAIMLSAESAAGDWPEEAVSMMDRIAVSVEGDAAYRARIHFTETLPDRTTADALSAAAAEIVDTVSAAAITCFTSSGGTARRIARERPAVPLLVLTPTLATARRIGLLWGAHAVHTRDVASFEEMVAKSKRMALRARVANAGDSVVLMAGVPFGTPGSTNVLHVVRLTGDELRNYKPGED; encoded by the coding sequence ATGTCGATCAGCACCAGTGCCTTCGCGCCCCGCCGCCGCAAGGTTCGCGTGCTCGCGACGCTCGGCCCCGCCAGCCGCTCGCCCGAGATGATCCGCAAATTGTTCGTGGCGGGCGCCGACGCCTTCCGCGTCAACATGAGCCACGGCAGCCATGACGATCATGCCCAGTCGATCGCGGCGATCCGCGCGCTGGAGAAGGAACTCAACCGGCCGACCACGATCCTGGCCGACCTGCAGGGGCCGAAGCTGCGCGTCGGCACCTTCAAGGACGGCATCGTCACGCTGAAGAAGGGCGACACCTTCCGCCTCGATCGCACCGGCGAGCCGGGCGACGCGACCCGCGTGACACTCCCCCACCGCGAGATCTTCGAGGCGCTGGAGCCGGGCACCCGCCTGCTGGTCGATGACGGCAAGCTGGTGCTGCGCGTGCAGTCGGCGACGCACGACTTGATCGAGACGCTGGTCGAGGTCGGTGGCGCGATTTCGGACCGCAAGGGCGTCAACGTGCCCGACGTGGTGGTGCCGCTGCCCGCGCTGACCGAGAAGGACCGCAAGGATCTCGCCTTCGCGCTGGAACAGCAGGTCGACTGGATCGCGATCAGCTTCGTCCAGCGCCCGGACGACGTGGCCGAGGCGCGCCGCCTGATCGCAGGCAAGGCCGCCCTGCTCTCCAAGATCGAGAAGCCCGCCGCGATCGACCGGCTGGACGAGATCATCGAGCTGTCGGACGGCGTGATGGTGGCGCGCGGCGATCTCGGCGTCGAGCTGCCGCCCGAACGCGTGCCGCCGATCCAGAAGCGCATCGTCGAGACCGCGCGCAAGCTCGGCCGCCCGGTGGTGGTGGCGACGCAGATGCTCGAATCGATGATCAAGTCGCCCTCGCCGACCCGCGCCGAAGTCTCCGACGTGGCGACCGCCATCTACGACGGTGCCGATGCGATCATGCTGTCGGCCGAATCGGCAGCCGGCGACTGGCCGGAGGAAGCGGTGTCGATGATGGATCGCATCGCCGTCTCCGTGGAGGGCGACGCCGCCTACCGGGCACGCATCCACTTCACCGAGACGCTGCCCGATCGCACGACGGCGGACGCGCTGTCCGCCGCGGCGGCCGAGATCGTCGACACCGTGTCGGCGGCGGCGATCACCTGCTTCACCTCGTCGGGCGGCACCGCGCGCCGGATCGCGCGGGAGCGCCCGGCGGTGCCGCTGCTCGTGCTGACCCCGACGCTCGCCACCGCGCGCAGGATCGGCCTGCTCTGGGGCGCGCACGCGGTCCACACGCGCGATGTGGCGAGCTTCGAGGAGATGGTCGCCAAGTCCAAGCGCATGGCGCTGCGCGCGCGCGTCGCCAATGCGGGCGATTCGGTGGTGCTGATGGCGGGCGTGCCGTTCGGGACGCCGGGTTCGACCAACGTGCTCCACGTCGTCCGCCTGACCGGCGACGAACTGCGCAACTACAAGCCCGGCGAGGACTGA
- a CDS encoding PspC domain-containing protein, with the protein MQDPATAPKDNLFGICHAIGEDFGFNPFWLRVALAIGIIARPEVVLAVYATLGLAVVTSRLLTRRPKAARPTATVTVLAARAEREPLRQAA; encoded by the coding sequence ATGCAAGACCCCGCCACCGCCCCCAAGGACAATCTCTTCGGCATCTGCCACGCGATCGGCGAGGATTTCGGTTTCAACCCCTTCTGGCTGCGCGTGGCGCTGGCGATCGGCATCATCGCCCGGCCGGAGGTCGTGCTCGCCGTCTATGCGACGCTGGGTCTCGCCGTGGTGACGAGCCGCCTGCTCACGCGCCGCCCGAAGGCGGCACGACCCACCGCCACGGTGACCGTGCTGGCCGCCCGCGCAGAGCGGGAACCGCTGCGGCAGGCGGCCTGA
- a CDS encoding HAD family hydrolase, translating to MATAPVVASPRSVVFDVGNVLVDWNPRALFARHVTDSARLDRLMGEVLTLEWHTQHDAGRDFADTSAERIALYPDEAENIRRWGAQFDATIGDLLPGMADLVADLDAAGVPLYAITNFSHEFWPPFRAREAALFDRFRDIVVSGEVKLIKPDPAIYALALGRFGLAPGEALFVDDRQDNVEAGERAGFVGHRFADAATLRAALEGLGLL from the coding sequence GTGGCGACCGCCCCGGTGGTCGCCTCTCCTCGAAGTGTCGTCTTCGATGTCGGCAACGTGCTTGTCGACTGGAATCCGCGCGCCCTGTTCGCGCGGCACGTCACGGACAGCGCACGCCTCGATCGCCTGATGGGCGAGGTGCTGACGCTCGAATGGCACACCCAGCATGATGCCGGACGCGACTTCGCCGATACCTCGGCGGAGCGCATCGCGCTGTATCCGGACGAGGCGGAGAATATCCGCCGATGGGGCGCCCAGTTCGACGCGACGATTGGCGATCTGCTGCCCGGCATGGCCGATCTGGTCGCCGATCTCGATGCGGCAGGCGTGCCGCTCTACGCCATCACCAATTTCAGCCATGAGTTCTGGCCGCCGTTCCGGGCGCGCGAGGCGGCTCTGTTCGATCGCTTCCGTGACATCGTCGTCTCGGGTGAGGTGAAGCTGATCAAGCCCGATCCGGCGATCTATGCGCTGGCGCTGGGGCGCTTCGGCCTCGCGCCGGGCGAGGCGCTGTTCGTCGACGACCGGCAGGACAATGTCGAGGCGGGCGAGCGGGCCGGCTTCGTCGGCCACCGCTTCGCGGATGCCGCCACCCTGCGCGCGGCGCTGGAGGGATTAGGCCTGCTCTGA
- the ykgO gene encoding type B 50S ribosomal protein L36, with translation MKIRNSLKSLKGRHRDNRVIRRRGRTYVINKTNRRFKARQG, from the coding sequence ATGAAGATCCGTAACTCGCTCAAGTCGCTCAAGGGGCGTCACCGCGACAACCGCGTCATCCGTCGTCGCGGCCGCACCTACGTCATCAACAAGACGAACCGCCGCTTCAAGGCCCGCCAGGGCTGA
- a CDS encoding DUF4136 domain-containing protein — protein MIQSRIPFRLSSKLMAALGGALALAGCTTTNPVQVTRFHLDQPLAPGSFSIESTPAMGPGSPVAPDSIELNMYSDIVAGELTRLGYTRASGPADSELTVSVLVDRGTRPDYNAGGSSVSFGIGGASFGRHTGFGGGVGTTVPIGNRQERFIVGTRMQVQIKRRSDGTAIWEGRAMTEAKGQSPDASPQAAVAKLAHAMFAGFPGESGKTISVK, from the coding sequence ATGATCCAGTCGCGAATCCCCTTCCGCCTCTCGTCGAAGCTGATGGCGGCGCTCGGCGGCGCGCTGGCACTGGCCGGCTGCACCACCACCAACCCGGTGCAGGTAACCCGCTTCCACCTCGACCAGCCGCTCGCGCCGGGCAGCTTCTCGATCGAATCGACGCCGGCGATGGGGCCGGGCTCGCCCGTCGCGCCCGACAGCATCGAGCTCAACATGTATAGCGACATCGTGGCGGGCGAGTTGACCCGGCTCGGCTACACCCGCGCTTCGGGTCCGGCCGATTCGGAACTGACCGTCAGCGTGCTGGTCGATCGCGGCACGCGGCCCGATTACAATGCGGGCGGCTCCTCGGTCAGCTTCGGGATCGGCGGGGCGAGCTTCGGCCGCCACACCGGCTTCGGCGGCGGCGTAGGCACGACCGTTCCGATCGGCAACCGGCAGGAGCGCTTCATCGTCGGCACGCGGATGCAGGTGCAGATCAAGCGACGCTCCGACGGCACCGCCATCTGGGAAGGCCGCGCGATGACCGAGGCGAAGGGCCAGTCGCCGGACGCCTCGCCGCAGGCCGCCGTCGCCAAGCTGGCGCACGCGATGTTCGCGGGCTTTCCGGGAGAGTCGGGGAAGACTATCTCGGTGAAATGA
- a CDS encoding M14 family metallopeptidase yields the protein MTIRISSAFDSGNIRLTGILDDRITLEIARDKDSDFYQWFHFRALGVRGKRLTYEIGNAGQSAYPDGWPGYHACWSEDRVTWRRVADTSYDKGTLRFTHEARGDAIWFAYFAPYSMERHNDLVARIGGQPGVTLASLGQTLDGREIDCLTIGEGSKQVWLYARQHPGESMAEWWMEGALECLTDPADPIARSLRQKATFHIVPNMNPDGSFRGHLRTNAVGVNLNREWHEPTPERSPEVLCVRNAMDKTGVDFAMDVHGDEAIPYVFLAGFEGIPSLKDGQVSGYQAYQDALVARTPDFQKAKGYATAGKGKANLSMSTNQLAERFGCVAMTLEMPFKDNDDLPDAEFGWSPERSKKLGEACLAALHDVIGML from the coding sequence ATGACGATCCGCATTTCATCCGCTTTCGACAGCGGCAACATCCGCCTGACCGGTATCCTCGACGATCGCATCACGCTCGAGATCGCGCGCGACAAGGATTCGGACTTCTACCAATGGTTCCACTTCCGCGCGCTGGGCGTGCGCGGAAAACGGCTGACCTACGAGATCGGCAATGCCGGTCAGTCCGCCTATCCGGACGGCTGGCCGGGCTATCACGCCTGCTGGTCGGAAGATCGGGTTACGTGGCGGCGAGTCGCCGACACGAGCTACGACAAGGGCACGCTGCGCTTCACGCACGAGGCGCGCGGCGACGCGATCTGGTTCGCCTATTTCGCGCCTTACTCGATGGAGCGGCACAACGACCTCGTCGCGCGCATCGGCGGCCAGCCGGGCGTGACGCTCGCCTCGCTCGGCCAGACGCTCGACGGGCGCGAGATCGATTGCCTGACGATCGGCGAGGGCAGCAAGCAGGTGTGGCTCTACGCCCGCCAGCATCCCGGCGAATCGATGGCCGAATGGTGGATGGAGGGCGCGCTGGAGTGCCTCACCGATCCGGCCGATCCGATCGCCCGCTCGCTGCGCCAGAAAGCGACCTTCCACATCGTCCCCAACATGAACCCGGACGGCAGTTTCCGCGGCCATCTGCGCACCAATGCCGTGGGCGTGAACCTCAATCGCGAATGGCATGAGCCGACGCCGGAACGCTCGCCCGAGGTGCTGTGCGTGCGAAACGCGATGGACAAGACGGGCGTCGACTTCGCCATGGACGTGCATGGCGACGAGGCGATCCCCTATGTCTTCCTCGCCGGTTTCGAGGGCATCCCTTCGCTGAAGGACGGCCAGGTCAGCGGCTATCAGGCGTATCAGGACGCGCTCGTCGCCCGCACGCCCGATTTCCAGAAGGCCAAGGGCTATGCGACGGCCGGCAAGGGCAAGGCCAACCTCTCCATGTCCACCAACCAACTCGCCGAGCGCTTCGGCTGCGTGGCGATGACGCTGGAAATGCCGTTCAAGGACAATGATGACCTGCCTGACGCCGAGTTCGGCTGGTCGCCGGAGCGCAGCAAGAAGCTGGGCGAGGCCTGCCTCGCCGCACTGCACGACGTGATCGGGATGCTGTAA
- the gpmA gene encoding 2,3-diphosphoglycerate-dependent phosphoglycerate mutase, with protein sequence MPRLVLIRHGQSAWNLENRFTGWWDVNLTEKGIEEAKAAGRLLAEKGFDFDQCFTSVQTRAIKTLNLALEEMGRLWLPVEKDWHLNERHYGGLTGLDKAETAAKHGDDQVKIWRRSFDIPPPVLEAGSEFDLSKDRRYAGIPIPSTESLKDTIARVLPYWESRIAPVLTAGKQVVISAHGNSLRALVKHLSGISDEDIASLEIPTGQPIVYELDHALKATDRYYLSER encoded by the coding sequence ATGCCCCGTCTCGTCCTGATCCGCCACGGCCAGTCCGCCTGGAACCTGGAGAACCGCTTCACCGGCTGGTGGGACGTCAACCTGACCGAAAAGGGCATCGAGGAGGCGAAGGCCGCCGGCCGTCTGCTCGCCGAGAAGGGCTTCGATTTCGACCAGTGCTTCACCAGCGTGCAGACCCGCGCGATCAAGACGCTGAACCTCGCGCTGGAGGAGATGGGCCGCCTGTGGCTGCCGGTCGAGAAGGACTGGCATCTCAATGAGCGCCATTATGGCGGCCTGACCGGCCTCGACAAGGCGGAGACGGCCGCGAAGCATGGCGACGATCAGGTGAAGATCTGGCGCCGCAGCTTCGACATCCCGCCGCCGGTGCTGGAAGCGGGCAGCGAGTTCGATCTGTCCAAGGATCGCCGCTACGCCGGCATCCCGATCCCCAGCACCGAGAGCCTGAAGGACACGATCGCGCGCGTGCTGCCTTATTGGGAGAGCCGGATCGCGCCGGTGCTGACGGCCGGCAAGCAGGTGGTGATCTCGGCCCACGGCAATTCGCTGCGCGCGCTGGTGAAGCATCTGTCGGGCATCTCGGACGAGGACATCGCCAGCCTCGAAATCCCGACCGGCCAGCCGATCGTCTACGAGCTGGATCATGCGCTCAAGGCCACCGATCGTTATTATCTGAGCGAACGGTGA
- the purE gene encoding 5-(carboxyamino)imidazole ribonucleotide mutase — protein MTDQPTAKALVGIIMGSRSDWETMRHAAETLAALGVAHETKVVSAHRTPERLYEYAKSAKDRGLKVVIAGAGGAAHLPGMCAAMTPLPVLGVPVESKALSGMDSLLSIVQMPGGIPVGTLAIGKAGANNAGLLAAAILATHDDALAERLADWRAKQTQSVDEAPE, from the coding sequence ATGACCGACCAGCCGACCGCCAAAGCCCTTGTGGGCATCATCATGGGCAGCCGCTCCGACTGGGAGACGATGCGCCACGCCGCCGAGACGCTGGCGGCGCTCGGCGTCGCGCACGAGACGAAGGTCGTCTCCGCGCATCGCACGCCCGAGCGGCTCTATGAATATGCGAAGAGCGCGAAGGATCGCGGACTCAAGGTGGTGATCGCGGGCGCCGGTGGCGCAGCCCATCTTCCGGGCATGTGCGCGGCAATGACGCCGCTGCCGGTGCTCGGCGTGCCGGTGGAGTCCAAGGCGCTCTCCGGCATGGATTCGCTGCTCTCGATCGTCCAGATGCCGGGCGGCATCCCCGTTGGTACGCTGGCGATCGGCAAAGCGGGGGCGAACAACGCCGGGCTGCTCGCTGCCGCCATCCTCGCCACGCACGACGATGCGCTGGCGGAGCGGCTCGCCGATTGGCGGGCGAAGCAGACCCAGTCGGTGGACGAAGCGCCGGAATGA
- a CDS encoding 5-(carboxyamino)imidazole ribonucleotide synthase, with protein MIAAPGSTIGIIGGGQLGRMLAVAAAQLGYRSHIFAPETSGPAAEVCAEWTQGDYQDEAALRRFAEACHVITYEFENLPVEALAATEGLRPFHPSVEALRIAQDRALEKGFAGRHDIPTAPWTTVETLDDLREAVAAIGTPAILKTRRFGYDGKGQARLRSADDIEAAWETIGGQPAVLEGFVRFDVEYSVLLARSSNGESVAWDVPTNVHRNGILALSTVPPQGQVAEQVADAVTLTKRLADALDYVGVLAVEWFAGANGPIFNEMAPRVHNSGHWTIEGATTSQFENHIRAICGLPLGSTSLTGAHVEMENLIGEEAERWPAILAERDAHLHLYGKSVRPGRKMGHVTRVRRS; from the coding sequence ATGATCGCCGCGCCCGGATCGACCATCGGCATCATCGGGGGCGGCCAGCTCGGCCGGATGCTGGCGGTCGCGGCGGCGCAGCTTGGCTATCGCAGCCACATCTTCGCGCCCGAGACGAGCGGCCCGGCCGCCGAGGTCTGCGCGGAATGGACGCAGGGCGACTATCAGGACGAGGCGGCGCTGCGGCGCTTCGCCGAGGCCTGCCACGTCATCACCTACGAGTTCGAGAATCTGCCGGTCGAGGCGCTGGCCGCGACCGAGGGCCTGCGCCCCTTCCACCCAAGCGTCGAGGCGCTGCGCATCGCGCAGGACCGCGCGCTGGAAAAGGGGTTCGCCGGCCGCCACGACATCCCCACCGCGCCGTGGACGACGGTCGAGACGCTTGACGATCTGCGCGAGGCGGTGGCGGCGATCGGCACGCCCGCCATCCTGAAGACGCGGCGCTTCGGCTATGATGGCAAGGGCCAGGCGCGGCTCCGTTCCGCCGACGACATCGAGGCGGCGTGGGAGACGATCGGCGGTCAGCCGGCAGTGCTGGAAGGCTTCGTGCGCTTCGACGTGGAATATTCGGTACTGCTCGCCCGCTCGTCGAACGGCGAGAGCGTGGCGTGGGACGTGCCGACCAACGTTCACCGCAACGGCATTCTCGCGCTGTCCACTGTGCCGCCGCAGGGACAGGTGGCGGAGCAGGTCGCCGATGCCGTGACGCTGACGAAGCGGCTCGCCGACGCGCTCGATTATGTCGGCGTGCTGGCGGTGGAGTGGTTCGCAGGCGCCAACGGCCCGATCTTCAACGAGATGGCGCCGCGCGTGCATAATAGCGGCCACTGGACGATCGAGGGCGCCACCACCTCGCAGTTCGAGAATCACATTCGCGCGATCTGCGGCCTGCCGCTTGGCTCGACGTCGCTGACCGGCGCGCACGTCGAGATGGAGAACCTGATCGGCGAGGAGGCCGAGCGCTGGCCCGCCATCCTCGCCGAGCGCGATGCGCACCTCCACCTCTACGGCAAGAGCGTGCGCCCCGGCCGCAAGATGGGCCATGTCACGCGGGTGCGGCGCTCCTAG